The bacterium genome includes the window GTCGTACGACGTTCGCTTCCTCGAAGAGCTTCCCATGGTCATGCATAAGGCCTTCAGGGAACTTGCCACCCCGCCGTTCGCGCCGGTCTTCGTTTCGATGCCGCCGGACGTTCTGCTCGAGAAGCATGACGGCTTCGGGCCGGCGCGGGTCACCGAGCCGACACGTTCGCTTGCGGGCGACCAGGCAATCCAGGAAGCCGTTCGGGTGCTGGCATCCGCCGAGCAGCCGATGATCGTGGCCGGCGACGGAGTGGGCCTCGCCCACGGCTGGGATGAACTGGTCGCCATTGCCGAGGCTCTCGGCGCCCGTGTGTACACAGAGGGTTATGCAACACTCTGGAACTTCCCCTCCCGGCACCCCCTGTATCTAGGACCCATGCCCAACCTGGCGGCCGACATGCGAGCCCACTTCGCTCGAGCCGACGTGGCGCTCCTGTGCGGAGTGACCTCGCCGGCGCCGGTCTCCCGTTACGACGACGGTGGCCCCTTGATCCCGTTCCATGTGCAGACGGTGGCAATGGACGACAGCCCGAGCGAGATCGGGAAGAACCACCCCGCCTCGGCGGCGCTGCTCGGCGACGTCGGAGCAAACCTGCGGTCTCTGCGCACTGCTCTCGAGGGAGCTCCATTCGATCGGGCAGTCGCTACCCGGAGGGGCCGAAGGGTGAGCGATGAGGCCACGAAGCGGCGCTCGGCTTGGGACCGGAAGACACAGGAAGCGGCTGTGGACGGAAGGCTGACCGCCGGCGGGGTCTCCGCGGCCATCCGGGACAGTATGCCGGCCGGCGGGATACTCGTGGACGAGACGATATCGAACCGGCCCTGGTTCGTGAACACCCTCGAGTTTCCCGACCCCCTCTCGTACTTCGGCGCCAACGGGATATCCCTCGGGTACTCGGTCGGGGCCGCGGCAGGCTTACAGGTGGCACGGACCGATCGGAAGGTCGTGGTGGCGGTGGGTGACGGGTCGTTCCTCTACTACCCGCACGCGCTATGGAACCTGGCGAACCGGAACTTGCCGGTGCTCGTCGTAATCCTGAACAATGGTGGCTACCGGGTTCTCGAACTGATAGTGAACCGTATGGGCGGACCCTGGAGCGAAGCCGGGTCGGATCTGCCCGGCCTCGACATCCAAGGCCCGGACGTGGACTTCGTGACGCTGGCCGCTTCGTTGGGGATTCCGGCGGAGAGGGTGGACACGCCGCGAGGCCTGGGACGGGCTATGAAACGGGGAATGGAAGCCTCGACACCCTACGTTGTCGACGTGGTTCTGGACCGTCCCGATGGTGGTACGTCGACAGAAGGCGCCGACTAGGCAAAGGGCTTCGTTGTGGCAATCCTGTCAGACCAGGGCGGCCACGTCGATCAGGCCCGGCCAGAGTAGCTCGGCGCCCTCGCTGCCGCAGCCGCTGCCTCCGCAGTCGCAATGGTGCACGTCTATTGCGTACTCGGGAACGAAATGCCGGCGAGCAGCCTCGATGGCTTGGTCCTCGGTCCAACCCCAGGTTTCCCACTGCGGCCGGGCCTCCTCGGCGATCTTCTCGGGGTCGCCCAGGTGCCAGTACATCGTGTAACGGTCCTGCACCCCCACCCCCATCGCCTCGGCAACCAGCGATATCCACTCGCGGAT containing:
- a CDS encoding thiamine pyrophosphate-binding protein, producing MTGSGLTPLGRDIFFEYLVSHDVRYIFGNPGTTELPLVDGCNDYPSIEYVLSLHEDVAVAQATGYARASGKVGVVNLHVTPGVAHGLGNLYNAHRARVPLLVTAGQHHTGLRVQDPILSSDLLSMVGQFTKWSYDVRFLEELPMVMHKAFRELATPPFAPVFVSMPPDVLLEKHDGFGPARVTEPTRSLAGDQAIQEAVRVLASAEQPMIVAGDGVGLAHGWDELVAIAEALGARVYTEGYATLWNFPSRHPLYLGPMPNLAADMRAHFARADVALLCGVTSPAPVSRYDDGGPLIPFHVQTVAMDDSPSEIGKNHPASAALLGDVGANLRSLRTALEGAPFDRAVATRRGRRVSDEATKRRSAWDRKTQEAAVDGRLTAGGVSAAIRDSMPAGGILVDETISNRPWFVNTLEFPDPLSYFGANGISLGYSVGAAAGLQVARTDRKVVVAVGDGSFLYYPHALWNLANRNLPVLVVILNNGGYRVLELIVNRMGGPWSEAGSDLPGLDIQGPDVDFVTLAASLGIPAERVDTPRGLGRAMKRGMEASTPYVVDVVLDRPDGGTSTEGAD